The following proteins are encoded in a genomic region of Pyrus communis chromosome 11, drPyrComm1.1, whole genome shotgun sequence:
- the LOC137707448 gene encoding SWI/SNF complex component SNF12 homolog gives MSMNNNNPPKSLGASSSPFGNIGMGGQSMSANPAFQQSQAQTQIGAGYQGQFQFSQAQALAQAQSKAHAHAQAQVANAQFQAQLQAQAMALNQNQAVGIANLGSSSPSFSTPGNGSAKRYPQKPPVRPSGVSPTHMMSPMRTMELNPAARKKKQKLPDKLLQDKIATILPESALYTQLLEFEARVDAALARKKVDIQEALKSPPCIQKTMRIYVFNTFANQVRSIPQKPNADPPTWTLKIVGRILEDGVDPDQPGMVQKSNPFYPKFSSFFKRVTISLDQRLYPENHIILWENARSPAIHEGFEVKRKGDKEFTVNIRLEMNYAPEKYKLSQPLMEVLGIEVETRPRIIASIWHYVKARKLQNQHDPSFFNCDPPLQKVFGEERMKFTMVSQKISQHLFSPQPIHLEHKIKLSGNSPAGTACYDVLVDVPFPIQRELSALLANSEKNKEIDTCDEAICAAIRKIHEHRRRRAFFLGFSQSPVEFINALIESQNKDLKLVAGVASRSAEKERRSDFFHQPWVEDAVIRYLNRKPGAGGDAAPGGI, from the exons ATGTCTATGAACAATAATAATCCACCTAAGAGTCTCGGAGCCTCTTCATCGCCGTTTGGCAATATCGGTATGGGAGGTCAGTCTATGTCTGCAAACCCCGCATTTCAACAATCACAAGCCCAAACACAGATTGGGGCTGGTTACCAAGGTCAGTTTCAGTTCTCCCAAGCACAGGCTCTTGCCCAGGCTCAGTCAAAAGCCCATGCACATGCCCAAGCTCAAGTGGCTAACGCCCAATTCCAAGCTCAGTTGCAAGCTCAGGCGATGGCCCTTAACCAGAACCAAGCAGTTGGCATTGCGAATTTGGGGTCGTCTTCACCCTCCTTTTCCACACCTGGGAATGGCAGTGCCAAGCGCTACCCCCAAAAACCACCAGTACGCCCTTCTGGTGTTTCTCCCACACACATGATGTCACCTATGAGAACCATGGAACTCAACCCTGCTGCTCGTAAAAAGAAGCAGAAGCTTCCCGATAAACTGCTACAAGACAAAATAGCCACCATTCTGCCTGAATCTGCTCTCTACACCCAGCTTCTCGAGTTTGAGGCTCGTGTTGATGCTGCCCTTGCAAGAAAGAAAGTCGACATCCAAGAGGCCCTTAAAAGCCCGCCTTGCATTCAGAAAACGATGCGGATTTATGTTTTTAACACTTTTGCTAATCAGGTTCGCTCGATTCCACAGAAGCCAAATGCTGATCCCCCTACTTGGACACTTAAAATAGTTGGGAGGATCTTGGAAGATGGGGTTGATCCTGACCAGCCTGGAATGGTCCAGAAATCAAATCCCTTTTATCCAAAGTTCTCATCTTTCTTCAAGAGAGTAACAATTTCTTTGGATCAGAGACTATATCCTGAGAATCATATCATTTTGTGGGAAAATGCTAGATCGCCTGCAATTCATGAGGGCTTCGAGGTGAAGAGAAAAGGTGACAAAGAATTTACTGTGAACATACGGTTGGAAATGAATTATGCGCCTGAGAAGTATAAGCTTTCTCAACCGTTGATGGAAGTTCTTGGTATTGAGGTTGAAACCCGACCTAGGATTATAGCTTCAATCTGGCACTACGTGAAGGCTAGGAAATTGCAGAACCAGCATGACCCTTCTTTCTTTAACTGTGATCCACCACTTCAGAAAGTATTTGGGGAAGAAAGGATGAAATTCACCATGGTATCGCAGAAGATATCTCAGCATTTGTTCTCCCCGCAACCTATACATTTGGAGCATAAGATAAAGCTTTCAGGAAATAGTCCAGCTGGAACTGCATGTTATGATGTGTTGGTTGACGTTCCTTTTCCAATTCAAAGGGAACTGTCTGCTCTTTTGGCCAACTCCGAGAAGAacaaagagattgatacctGTGATGAAGCAATATGTGCAGCTATAAGAAAAATCCATGAGCATCGTCGCAGGCGAGCTTTTTTCCTTGGGTTTAGTCAATCTCCTGTAGAATTTATCAATGCACTgattgaatctcaaaacaaagaTTTAAAGCTTGTAGCTGGAGTAGCAAGCCGTAGTGCTGAAAAAGAGAGGCGATCAGATTTCTTCCACCAACCATG GGTCGAAGATGCTGTTATCCGGTATCTGAATCGTAAGCCAGGTGCAGGAGGTGATGCTGCTCCTGGAGGCATATGA
- the LOC137707465 gene encoding F-box/kelch-repeat protein At3g27150-like: MSRDILMEGAEEDEESGKLFRDECNNNLCKKWVFASKAGKKVGNRGLSRRGFKYSRQLRLEVDGSGSLGTVPCKPQDADYTIPPLIDEVEALILARVPRSEYRKFCTINKRFFALLKSGELYKIRAELRIKEPSVFVSQYGENTWREFDRQFRFCRKLPILPSDSCFMSSDRESLCTGTHLLVSGREIEGVVIWRYDMEANQWGKGPGMISPRCMFASATCGSYGYVAGGMGLASDWKAMDSAERFNPRTKSWEPLPNMKRERMSCSGCFLDDKFYVIGGKDWHGRDIFCAEAFDVEKHTWELIPDMLEADWTALSNPSPPLIAVVANQLYSLETSTNELKVYLKQRKAWKKLGVVPVRADATSGWGVAFKALGDELLVIQSSSDANAGGPALIYTCCPDPSAEELQWQALEHGHSRPTRFIVNCSVMAA, encoded by the coding sequence ATGTCCAGAGATATATTAATGGAGGGTgctgaagaagatgaagaaagcgGGAAGTTATTTAGGGATGAATGTAATAATAATCTTTGTAAGAAGTGGGTGTTTGCTAGTAAGGCTGGAAAAAAGGTTGGAAATCGAGGCCTGAGCCGCCGTGGATTTAAATATTCACGGCAGCTTAGGCTCGAAGTTGATGGTTCTGGTTCCTTAGGAACTGTGCCATGTAAACCGCAGGATGCAGATTATACAATTCCTCCCCTCATTGACGAGGTGGAGGCTTTGATTTTAGCCAGGGTGCCGAGATCAGAGTACCGGAAGTTTTGTACCATAAACAAGCGCTTTTTCGCACTGTTGAAGAGTGGCGAGCTCTACAAGATCAGGGCCGAACTCAGGATCAAAGAGCCTTCTGTGTTTGTGTCGCAATACGGTGAGAATACATGGCGGGAATTTGACAGGCAGTTCAGGTTTTGCAGGAAGCTCCCAATCCTACCGTCTGATTCGTGCTTCATGTCAAGCGATAGGGAGTCTCTTTGCACTGGGACTCATCTGCTGGTATCCGGCAGAGAGATAGAGGGTGTTGTCATTTGGAGGTATGACATGGAAGCAAACCAATGGGGCAAGGGTCCCGGCATGATCAGTCCAAGGTGTATGTTTGCTTCTGCAACATGTGGTTCCTACGGATATGTGGCCGGCGGAATGGGATTAGCAAGTGATTGGAAAGCCATGGATTCTGCTGAGAGATTCAATCCCAGGACGAAATCATGGGAGCCCCTTCCGAATATGAAGCGAGAAAGGATGAGTTGCTCCGGCTGTTTCTTGGACGACAAGTTTTATGTGATTGGAGGGAAAGATTGGCATGGAAGAGATATTTTCTGTGCTGAAGCCTTTGATGTTGAGAAACACACATGGGAACTCATCCCGGACATGCTAGAAGCTGACTGGACAGCTCTAAGCAACCCGTCTCCGCCTCTTATTGCAGTGGTGGCCAACCAGCTGTACTCTCTTGAAACTTCCACAAATGAGCTCAAGGTGTATCTGAAGCAAAGAAAGGCATGGAAGAAGTTGGGAGTTGTTCCGGTGAGAGCTGATGCTACTTCTGGATGGGGCGTGGCATTTAAGGCGCTCGGGGACGAGCTACTTGTCATCCAATCTTCATCAGATGCAAATGCAGGAGGCCCTGCCCTCATATACACTTGCTGCCCCGATCCATCTGCTGAAGAATTGCAGTGGCAAGCTCTTGAGCACGGCCACAGCCGCCCTACCCGCTTCATTGTTAATTGTTCCGTCATGGCTGCTTGA
- the LOC137707466 gene encoding large ribosomal subunit protein uL22y-like — protein sequence MVKYSREPNNPTKSCKAQGEGLRVHFKNTRETAHAIRKMHLAKAKRYLEDVLAHKQAIPFRRFCRGVGRTAQAKNRQSNGQGRWPVKSANFILDLLKNAESNAEVKGLDVDSLYVSHIQVNQAQKQRRRTYRAHGRINPYMSSPCHIELILSEKEEAVKKEPDTQLAPRKSRKGQALQSGASS from the exons ATG GTGAAGTACTCGAGGGAGCCCAATAATCCCACCAAGT CCTGCAAGGCCCAGGGTGAGGGTCTAAGAGTTCATTTCAag AACACGAGAGAGACTGCCCATGCCATCAGGAAGATGCATTTGGCAAAGGCCAAAAGGTacttggaagatgttttagccCACAAGCAAGCCATTCCCTTCCGCCGCTTTTGCCGCGGTGTTGGCCGAACTGCGCAGGCGAAGAACCGCCAGTCCAATGGTCAGGGGCGTTGGCCCGTTAAGTCTGCTAATTTCATTCTTGATTTGCTCAAGAATGCTGAGAGCAATGCTGAG GTGAAGGGGCTTGATGTGGATTCGCTGTACGTCTCTCACATCCAGGTCAACCAGGCTCAGAAACAGAGACGCCGCACATATCGTGCTCATGGGAGAATAAATC CTTATATGTCATCTCCCTGCCATATCGAGTTGATTTTGTCAGAGAAAGAAGAGGCAGTAAAGAAAGAG CCTGATACTCAGTTGGCTCCCAGGAAGTCGAGGAAAGGTCAAGCACTGCAGAGCGGTGCTTCCTCTTGA